ACGACATCGACCCCCGCGAGCCGCCCCCCGATATCCCGCACGCCATGTCGCCGTAACCATCGGTTCAGACGACCTTGCGACGCTCGGCGAATGAAGCCCGCCGTGCCCGAGCCTTCGCCGCCTCCCGAGGGAAATCAGCCCCACGGAGGTTCCCCCGCGATCCCGCCCGCACGTTCCGACGCGCCTGTCACGCTCCTGGCGCGGAAGAATGGGTCCATGAGCCAGTCAGACGCCCAGGCCGAGGTCCAGCACGCGCAGCCCTCCGTGGGCTCCATAGCCGCGCACCGCCCGCACACCGTCTCCGCCGTGGTCTCCGATCTGGAGCCCGACATCGACGCCGACCTCGACACGTACGAGGAGGCGCCGTACGACGGCCCGCAGCTGCCGCAGGGCCGCTTCCTCGACCGGGAGCGCAGCTGGCTCGCGTTCAACGAGCGCGTCCTGGAACTCGCCGAGGATCCGAACACGCCGCTCCTCGAGCGGGCCAACTTCCTCGCCATCTTCGCCAGCAACCTGGACGAGTTCTTCATGGTCCGGGTGGCCGGTCTGAAGCGCCGGATCGCCACCGGGGTCGCCACCCGTTCGGCCTCCGGTCTCCAGCCGCGCGAGGTGCTGGAGATGATCTGGGCCCGCTCCCGCGAGCTCATGGCCCGGCACGCCGCGACCTATCACGAGGACATCGCCCCCACCCTCGCGGAGGAGGGCATCCACCTGGTCCGCTGGGGCGAGCTGACGGAGAAGGAACAGGCACGCCTGTTCACGCTCTTCCGGCACCAGATCTTCCCGGTGCTGACCCCGCTCGCCGTCGACCCCGCGCACCCCTTCCCGTACATCTCGGGTCTCTCGCTCAACCTCGCGGTCGTCGTGCGCAACCCGGTCAGCGGCCACAAGCACTTCGCGCGCGTCAAGGTGCCGCCGCTGCTGTCCCGCTTCCTGGAGAGCTCCCCCGGCCGGTACGTCCCCATCGAGGACGTCATCGGCGCCCACCTGGAGGAGCTCTTCCCGGGCATGGAGGTGCTGGAGCACCACGCCTTCCGGCTCACCCGCAACGAGGACCTCGAGGTCGAGGAGGACGACGCCGAGAACCTCCTCCAGGCCCTGGAGAAGGAGCTCATGCGGCGCCGCTTCGGGCCGCCGGTGCGCCTGGAGGTCGAGGAGTCCATCGACCGTGAGGTGCTCGACCTGCTGGTGCGCGAGCTGAAGATCAGCGAGGCCGAGGTCTACCCGCTGCCGGGCCCGCTGGACCTCACCGGTCTCTTCCGCATCTCCGGCCTCGACCGGCCGGAGCTGAAGTACAAGAAGTTCATCGCCGGCACCCACCGCGACCTCGCCGAGGTCGAGTCGGCGTCCCCGCCGGACATCTTCGCGGCCCTGCGCAGCCGGGACGTCCTGCTGCACCACCCGTACGACTCCTTCTCGACGTCCGTGCAGGCCTTCCTGGAGCAGGCGGCGCTGGACCCGGACGTCCTCGCCATCAAGCAGACCCTGTACCGGACCTCGGGCGACTCCCCGATAGTCGACGCGCTCATCGAGGCCGCCGAGTCCGGCAAGCAGGTCCTCGTCCTGGTCGAGATCAAGGCCCGCTTCGACGAGCACGCCAACATCAAGTGGGCGCGCAAGCTGGAGGAGGCCGGCTGCCACGTCGTCTACGGCCTCGTCGGCCTGAAGACGCACTGCAAGCTGTCGCTGGTGGTCCGTCAGGAAGGCGACACGCTACGGCGCTACTGCCACGTCGGCACCGGCAACTACCACCCGAAGACGGCCCGGCTCTACGAGGACCTCGGCCTGCTCACCGCCGACCCGCAGGTCGGCGCGGACCTCTCCGACCTCTTCAACCGGCTCTCCGGCTACTCCCGCCGCGAGACCTACCGCCGTCTCCTCGTCGCCCCCAAGTCCCTGCGGGACGGTCTGATCGCCCGCATCGACAAGGAGATCCAGCACCACCGCGCAGGACGGCCCGCGCACGTCCGCATCAAGGTCAACTCGATCGTCGACGAGGCCCTCATCGACTCGCTCTACCGCGCGTCCCAGGCGGGCGTGCCGGTCGACGTGTGGGTGCGCGGCATCTGCGCGGTGCGCCCGGGCGTGCCGGGCCTGTCGGACAACATCCGGGTCCGCTCGATCCTCGGCCGTTTCCTGGAGCACTCCCGGGTCTTCGGGTTCGGCAACGGCGGGGAGCCCGAGGTGTGGATCGGCAGCGCCGACATGATGCACCGCAACCTCGACCGCCGTATCGAGGCGCTGGTCAGGGTGACCGACCCGGCCCACCGGGCGTCCCTGAACCGGTTCCTGGAAACGGGCATGTCCGACTCCACCGCCTCCTGGCACCTCGGCCCCGACGGCGAGTGGATCCGGCACTCGCACGACGCGGACGGCGCGCCCCTGCGCAACGTCCAGGAGATGCTCATAGACGCCCGGAGGCGCCGGCGTGGCACAGCGACACCATGACCTGACGGACCCCACGGCCGGGCCCGTGTCCACCGGGGACGCCCTCGCGGGCTATCTCCGGGGCCAGGCCACGGAGTTCCTCCGCGCACTGCGCCAGCACCGGGAGACGGGCGGCGCGGTGTCGAACGGCTCGTCGGGCGCCTCGGCGGGCGGTCCGGCGAGCGCGGAGGTGCGCGTCGACGCGGTACGCGCCCTACGCCGCTCGGCCCGTCGGATCAGCGGCAGCCTGCACACCTTCCGTCCGCTCCTCGAGCCCGAGTGGTCGGAGGGGATCCGCCCCGAACTGGCGTGGCTGTCCGGCACGCTGGCCCTGGAGCACGCGTACGGGGCCCGTCTGGAGCGGCTGCTGCTGGCGCTGAACCGGCTGTCGGGCGCGGCGCCGGTACCCGGCCAACCGGCCGGCCCGGTCGGCTCGGCGGGCCCGCACGCGGACGACCGGACCGCCGCCCACCCGGCGACCCCGGACCGCGGCAACCTCACCGTGGGCGCGGCGAAGGCGGGCGCCCTCCTGGACCGCCAGCTCACCCTCGCCCGCACCCGGGCCCACTCCACCGCCCTCCAGGCCCTCGGCTCCTCCCGCTTCCACGCCGTCGCGGACAAGGTCGCCGTCCTCGCCAGCGAGGTCCCGCTCACCCCCACCGCCCCCGTCACCGAGCTGCGCCCCCTGGCCAAGGCGGCCGAGGAACGCCTCGCCGACGCGGTCACCGTGCTGCCGCTCGTCACCGCGGGCAGCCCGTACAACGCGGAGGCCCTGATCCACGGCCTCTCCCCGGACCCGGCCCCGCACCCGCAGGACGCGCCCTGGCACCAGGTCCGTCTGCTGCTGCGGCTGCACCGCTACGCCTGCGAGGTCGTGCACGGCCGGAGCACCCCGCTGGACGTCCGCCTGCTCGCGGCGGGCGAGGCGCTCGACCGGCACCGCGACGCCTCGGAGGCGTCCTCCGCCGCGGCCCAGGCGGCCCGCACCCCCCGTATCGCGCCGGCGACGGCGTACGCGCTCGGCGTGCTGCACGCGGACCAGCGGCATGAGGTGGAGGCCGCGCGGTACGCGTTCCAGCGGTCGTGGCAGAAGCAGACCATCGGCGCACCCTGACCGGACAGGTGGTGAGGACCAGGTGAGCACTGCGGACAACCCCGACGACATCCCCGTCCAGGCGGCGGGCTGTGTGCTGTGGCGCCGCTCCCCGGCGGACGGCGGGCTGGAGCTCTGTCTCGTCCACCGCCCCAAGTACGACGACTGGTCGCACCCCAAGGGCAAGCTGAAACGTGACGAGGACCCGCTCGCGGCGGCCCTGCGGGAGGTCCATGAGGAGACGGGCTACCGGGCGACGCCCGGTACCCGGCTGCCGACCGTGGACTACGAGGCGAACGGCCGCCCCAAGCAGGTCCGCTACTGGGCGGCCGAGGCCGTGTCGGGCGCGTTCGCCCCGAACGACGAGGTGGACCGCCTCCTCTGGCTCCCTCCGCCGGCCGCCCGCGACCGGCTCACCCAGCCGAGGGACCGCACCCTCGTGGACGCCCTGCTGCACGTCCTGCACCTGGCATAACGGGTGAGCGGAACCGGTCGGCCGCCGGAATCGCCTCGTGTCCTCGACGTAAGCGTTCCGTGACCTAACCGCACCGCCTCCAGGGGTTCACCCTCCGTTCACTCGCGCCCGTAGGCGCCTTCACCTGATCTGCCTAATTTCGGCCTTACGCGGTGCGGCGCGCGACCCGGGTGGTCGTGTCCGTACCGAACAGACTTCGGCACACTCCGCACGCCGCCGGAATTCAGGACGGCGGCTCCTGGAAGGATCTTCCCCAAGTGAAGCTTCAGCGCATGAACCGGCGGGCTCTCTCCCTCGGTGCTCTCGCCGTCTCCGGCGCCCTGGCCCTCACGGCGTGCGGCTCCGACGACACCGGCTCCAGCAGCGGCAGCAGCTCCTCCGCCACCGCGGCCGCCGGATCCATCAAGTGTGACGACGCCAAGGGCCAGCTCCTCGCCGACGGCTCCTCCGCGCAGAAGAACGCGATCGACGCGTGGGTCAAGAACTTCACGCAGGCCTGCTCGGGCGTCCAGG
The sequence above is a segment of the Streptomyces asoensis genome. Coding sequences within it:
- a CDS encoding CHAD domain-containing protein, yielding MAQRHHDLTDPTAGPVSTGDALAGYLRGQATEFLRALRQHRETGGAVSNGSSGASAGGPASAEVRVDAVRALRRSARRISGSLHTFRPLLEPEWSEGIRPELAWLSGTLALEHAYGARLERLLLALNRLSGAAPVPGQPAGPVGSAGPHADDRTAAHPATPDRGNLTVGAAKAGALLDRQLTLARTRAHSTALQALGSSRFHAVADKVAVLASEVPLTPTAPVTELRPLAKAAEERLADAVTVLPLVTAGSPYNAEALIHGLSPDPAPHPQDAPWHQVRLLLRLHRYACEVVHGRSTPLDVRLLAAGEALDRHRDASEASSAAAQAARTPRIAPATAYALGVLHADQRHEVEAARYAFQRSWQKQTIGAP
- a CDS encoding RNA degradosome polyphosphate kinase, with the protein product MKPAVPEPSPPPEGNQPHGGSPAIPPARSDAPVTLLARKNGSMSQSDAQAEVQHAQPSVGSIAAHRPHTVSAVVSDLEPDIDADLDTYEEAPYDGPQLPQGRFLDRERSWLAFNERVLELAEDPNTPLLERANFLAIFASNLDEFFMVRVAGLKRRIATGVATRSASGLQPREVLEMIWARSRELMARHAATYHEDIAPTLAEEGIHLVRWGELTEKEQARLFTLFRHQIFPVLTPLAVDPAHPFPYISGLSLNLAVVVRNPVSGHKHFARVKVPPLLSRFLESSPGRYVPIEDVIGAHLEELFPGMEVLEHHAFRLTRNEDLEVEEDDAENLLQALEKELMRRRFGPPVRLEVEESIDREVLDLLVRELKISEAEVYPLPGPLDLTGLFRISGLDRPELKYKKFIAGTHRDLAEVESASPPDIFAALRSRDVLLHHPYDSFSTSVQAFLEQAALDPDVLAIKQTLYRTSGDSPIVDALIEAAESGKQVLVLVEIKARFDEHANIKWARKLEEAGCHVVYGLVGLKTHCKLSLVVRQEGDTLRRYCHVGTGNYHPKTARLYEDLGLLTADPQVGADLSDLFNRLSGYSRRETYRRLLVAPKSLRDGLIARIDKEIQHHRAGRPAHVRIKVNSIVDEALIDSLYRASQAGVPVDVWVRGICAVRPGVPGLSDNIRVRSILGRFLEHSRVFGFGNGGEPEVWIGSADMMHRNLDRRIEALVRVTDPAHRASLNRFLETGMSDSTASWHLGPDGEWIRHSHDADGAPLRNVQEMLIDARRRRRGTATP
- a CDS encoding NUDIX hydrolase, with amino-acid sequence MSTADNPDDIPVQAAGCVLWRRSPADGGLELCLVHRPKYDDWSHPKGKLKRDEDPLAAALREVHEETGYRATPGTRLPTVDYEANGRPKQVRYWAAEAVSGAFAPNDEVDRLLWLPPPAARDRLTQPRDRTLVDALLHVLHLA